In Aegilops tauschii subsp. strangulata cultivar AL8/78 chromosome 3, Aet v6.0, whole genome shotgun sequence, one genomic interval encodes:
- the LOC109756701 gene encoding uncharacterized protein, translated as MSPSSSSDEAAISSVSSEEDDISLPSSPSPSPEPAPAAKKPRRPRSGTGGPPRSWPTADEVVLLEAVVAHQERHGQLPSRDDLATALAGRIRFSGEQAARRVDSLRHRYYGSVRRLSRGTVPVTDDDMRVYKLSKRLWEGTVAERARRREHRAADKAARRHHERRGFAELEALYPCLAAEVEAIASRRPCGGVLKTAFGLIGDERAATLEARVRKQRRAELKAGMKRAELRGQVARTLLEFIE; from the coding sequence atgtCTCCGTCGTCCTCCTCCGACGAGGCCGCGATCTCCTCCGTCTCGTCCGAGGAAGACGACATCAGCCTGCCGTCATCGCCTTCCCCGTCCCCCGAGCCCGCTCCCGCAGCCAAGAAGCCGCGACGACCCCGGAGCGGCACGGGAGGGCCGCCGCGAAGCTGGCCGACCGCGGACGAGGTGGTCCTCCTGGAGGCCGTCGTCGCGCACCAGGAGCGGCACGGCCAGCTCCCCTCCCGCGACGACCTCGCGACCGCCCTCGCCGGccgcatccggttcagcggcgaGCAGGCCGCCAGGCGCGTGGACTCCCTGCGCCACCGCTACTACGGCTCCGTCCGGCGGCTCTCCCGCGGCACCGTCCCCGTCACGGACGACGACATGAGGGTCTACAAGCTCTCCAAGCGCCTCTGGGAGGGCACGGTGGCGGAGAGGGCGCGGCGCCGGGAGCATCGCGCCGCCGACAAGGCCGCGAGGCGCCACCACGAGCGGAGGGGCTTCGCCGAGCTCGAGGCGCTCTACCCCTGCCTCGCCGCGGAGGTGGAGGCGATCGCGTCGCGGCGGCCCTGCGGCGGGGTGCTCAAGACGGCGTTCGGGCTGATCGGCGACGAGAGGGCGGCGACGCTGGAGGCCAGGGTCAGGAAGCAGCGGCGCGCGGAGCTGAAGGCCGGGATGAAGCGGGCCGAGCTGAGGGGCCAGGTGGCCAGGACGCTACTCGAGTTCATCGAATGA
- the LOC109756699 gene encoding plastidic glucose transporter 4 isoform X1 → MYMPRQQEKEKKTREKRRRRKNSIDSAPSELSDLGKKIYPSLAPVVFLLRPPPSHLHPSHNPPASSPLIPLHSAPGAPAASGRRYDVVFHPHVSHSTPRKVPLLPPVKMMRCAVRGGGAHVVIGERRSPSSSSPGSGRSVVRMSEGRGGLCCGGVRSRAADLAGLEMGRPSAGAAGLFRSTRYGRVRATASADPEDIPSDKLQAKSSGSVLPYVGVACLGAILFGYHLGVVNGALEYLSKDLGIAENAVLQGWVVSTTLAGATVGSFTGGALADKLGRTRTFILDAIPLAVGAFLSATAQDVRTMIIGRLLAGIGIGISSALVPLYISEISPTEIRGALGTINQLFICIGILAALVAGLPLAQNPAWWRTMFGISIVPSILLALGMAVSPESPRWLFQQGKISQAEAAIKKLYGKEKVTEVMYDLKASGQGSNEPDANWFDLFSKRYWKVVSVGAALFLLQQLAGINAVVYYSTSVFRSAGIASDVAASALVGAANVFGTMIASSLMDKQGRKSLLITSFSGMAASMLLLSLSFTWKALAPYSGTLAVVGTVLYVLSFALGAGPVPALLLPEIFASRIRAKAVALSMGMHWVSNFFIGLYFLSVVNKFGISTVYLGFASVCALAVLYIAGNVVETKGRSLEEIERELSPPSKADANAFLVSDQ, encoded by the exons ATGTACATGCCGCGCCAacaggaaaaggaaaaaaaaacacgCGAAAAGAGGAGGCGGAGGAAGAATTCCATCGACAGCGCTCCCTCGGAACTATCGGATCTCGGGAAGAAGATATATCCATCGCTGGCacccgtcgtcttcctcctccgccCGCCCCCATCCCATCTCCATCCAAGCCACAATCCACCGGCGAGCTCGCCATTAATCCCACTCCACTCGGCTCCAGGAGCGCCAGCGGCCTCCGGTCGAAGGTACGACGTCGTTTTCCACCCCCACGTCAGCCACTCCACTCCCCG GAAGGTCCCCCTTCTGCCCCCCGTTAAGATGATGCGGTGCGCTGTGAGGGGCGGCGGTGCTCACGTCGTCATCGGCGAGCGGAggtcgccgtcgtcgtcgtcgcccggCAGCGGAAGGAGCGTCGTGCGGATGTCGGAGGGGCGCGGCGGGCTCTGCTGCGGCGGCGTGAGGTCGCGCGCGGCGGATCTCGCGGGGCTCGAGATGGGCAGGCCCAGCGCCGGCGCCGCGGGGCTCTTCCGGAGCACGCGCTACGGCCGCGTGCGCGCCACGGCCTCAG CTGACCCCGAGGATATTCCATCTGACAAGCTTCAAGCTAAATCTTCTGGGAGTGTTCTGCCGTACGTTGGCGTTGCTTGCTTGGGGGCAATTCTGTTTGGCTACCATCTTGG TGTGGTCAATGGCGCACTTGAATATCTCTCGAAAGATCTTGGGATTGCTGAAAatgctgtgttacaag GATGGGTGGTTAGCACAACCCTGGCTGGCGCGACAGTAGGTTCTTTTACTGGAGGGGCTTTGGCTGATAAATTAGGGAGAACACGGACATTTATCCTAGATGCAATCCCTCTTGCTGTAGGCGCATTCTTGAG TGCAACAGCTCAAGATGTCCGTACAATGATTATTGGTCGATTACTTGCTGGGATTGGTATTGGGATCTCTTCTGCTCTTGTGCCCCTTTACATATCTGAG ATCTCACCAACTGAAATACGTGGAGCACTTGGTACGATTAATCAGCTGTTTATCTGCATTGGAATTCTTGCAGCTTTGGTAGCTGGATTGCCATTAGCACAAAATCCTGCATG GTGGAGGACAATGTTTGGAATTTCAATAGTTCCATCTATTTTGTTGGCTCTAGGAATGGCTGTTTCACCTGAAAGCCCTCGCTGGCTATTCCAG CAAGGAAAGATTTCTCAAGCAGAAGCAGCTATAAAAAAATTGTATGGGAAAGAGAAGGTTACTGAAGTCATGTATGACCTAAAGGCTAGTGGGCAAGGATCTAATGAGCCAGATGCCAACTGGTTTGATCTATTCAGCAAACGCTATTGGAAAG TTGTGAGCGTGGGAGCGGCACTGTTTTTGTTGCAGCAACTTGCTGGCATAAATGCTGTTGTGTACTACTCTACATCAGTGTTCCGCAGTGCAGGCATTGCATCTGATGTTGCAGCGAGTGCTCTTGTTGGTGCCGCCAATGTTTTTG GCACCATGATTGCATCTTCACTGATGGACAAGCAAGGGAGGAAGAGCCTTCTCATAACAAGCTTTTCTGGAATG GCGGCGTCGATGTTACTCTTGTCATTGTCCTTCACCTGGAAGGCTTTGGCACCTTATTCCGGCACTCTTGCTGTTGTTGGCACTGTCCT GTATGTGCTGTCATTCGCTCTTGGAGCTGGCCCTGTTCCAGCTTTGCTCCTTCCTGAAATATTTGCCTCCAGAATAAGGGCCAAGGCTGTAGCATTATCAATGGGAATGCACTGG GTATCAAACTTCTTCATCGGCCTGTACTTCCTGAGCGTCGTCAACAAGTTTGGGATCAGCACCGTGTACTTGGGATTCGCGTCCGTGTGTGCTCTCGCGGTCCTGTACATTGCCGGGAATGTGGTCGAGACCAAGGGGCGATCCCTGGAAGAGATTGAGCGGGAGCTAAGCCCACCCAGTAAAGCCGATGCTAATGCTTTCTTGGTGAGTGATCAATGA
- the LOC109756699 gene encoding plastidic glucose transporter 4 isoform X2 gives MYMPRQQEKEKKTREKRRRRKNSIDSAPSELSDLGKKIYPSLAPVVFLLRPPPSHLHPSHNPPASSPLIPLHSAPGAPAASGRRKVPLLPPVKMMRCAVRGGGAHVVIGERRSPSSSSPGSGRSVVRMSEGRGGLCCGGVRSRAADLAGLEMGRPSAGAAGLFRSTRYGRVRATASADPEDIPSDKLQAKSSGSVLPYVGVACLGAILFGYHLGVVNGALEYLSKDLGIAENAVLQGWVVSTTLAGATVGSFTGGALADKLGRTRTFILDAIPLAVGAFLSATAQDVRTMIIGRLLAGIGIGISSALVPLYISEISPTEIRGALGTINQLFICIGILAALVAGLPLAQNPAWWRTMFGISIVPSILLALGMAVSPESPRWLFQQGKISQAEAAIKKLYGKEKVTEVMYDLKASGQGSNEPDANWFDLFSKRYWKVVSVGAALFLLQQLAGINAVVYYSTSVFRSAGIASDVAASALVGAANVFGTMIASSLMDKQGRKSLLITSFSGMAASMLLLSLSFTWKALAPYSGTLAVVGTVLYVLSFALGAGPVPALLLPEIFASRIRAKAVALSMGMHWVSNFFIGLYFLSVVNKFGISTVYLGFASVCALAVLYIAGNVVETKGRSLEEIERELSPPSKADANAFLVSDQ, from the exons ATGTACATGCCGCGCCAacaggaaaaggaaaaaaaaacacgCGAAAAGAGGAGGCGGAGGAAGAATTCCATCGACAGCGCTCCCTCGGAACTATCGGATCTCGGGAAGAAGATATATCCATCGCTGGCacccgtcgtcttcctcctccgccCGCCCCCATCCCATCTCCATCCAAGCCACAATCCACCGGCGAGCTCGCCATTAATCCCACTCCACTCGGCTCCAGGAGCGCCAGCGGCCTCCGGTCGAAG GAAGGTCCCCCTTCTGCCCCCCGTTAAGATGATGCGGTGCGCTGTGAGGGGCGGCGGTGCTCACGTCGTCATCGGCGAGCGGAggtcgccgtcgtcgtcgtcgcccggCAGCGGAAGGAGCGTCGTGCGGATGTCGGAGGGGCGCGGCGGGCTCTGCTGCGGCGGCGTGAGGTCGCGCGCGGCGGATCTCGCGGGGCTCGAGATGGGCAGGCCCAGCGCCGGCGCCGCGGGGCTCTTCCGGAGCACGCGCTACGGCCGCGTGCGCGCCACGGCCTCAG CTGACCCCGAGGATATTCCATCTGACAAGCTTCAAGCTAAATCTTCTGGGAGTGTTCTGCCGTACGTTGGCGTTGCTTGCTTGGGGGCAATTCTGTTTGGCTACCATCTTGG TGTGGTCAATGGCGCACTTGAATATCTCTCGAAAGATCTTGGGATTGCTGAAAatgctgtgttacaag GATGGGTGGTTAGCACAACCCTGGCTGGCGCGACAGTAGGTTCTTTTACTGGAGGGGCTTTGGCTGATAAATTAGGGAGAACACGGACATTTATCCTAGATGCAATCCCTCTTGCTGTAGGCGCATTCTTGAG TGCAACAGCTCAAGATGTCCGTACAATGATTATTGGTCGATTACTTGCTGGGATTGGTATTGGGATCTCTTCTGCTCTTGTGCCCCTTTACATATCTGAG ATCTCACCAACTGAAATACGTGGAGCACTTGGTACGATTAATCAGCTGTTTATCTGCATTGGAATTCTTGCAGCTTTGGTAGCTGGATTGCCATTAGCACAAAATCCTGCATG GTGGAGGACAATGTTTGGAATTTCAATAGTTCCATCTATTTTGTTGGCTCTAGGAATGGCTGTTTCACCTGAAAGCCCTCGCTGGCTATTCCAG CAAGGAAAGATTTCTCAAGCAGAAGCAGCTATAAAAAAATTGTATGGGAAAGAGAAGGTTACTGAAGTCATGTATGACCTAAAGGCTAGTGGGCAAGGATCTAATGAGCCAGATGCCAACTGGTTTGATCTATTCAGCAAACGCTATTGGAAAG TTGTGAGCGTGGGAGCGGCACTGTTTTTGTTGCAGCAACTTGCTGGCATAAATGCTGTTGTGTACTACTCTACATCAGTGTTCCGCAGTGCAGGCATTGCATCTGATGTTGCAGCGAGTGCTCTTGTTGGTGCCGCCAATGTTTTTG GCACCATGATTGCATCTTCACTGATGGACAAGCAAGGGAGGAAGAGCCTTCTCATAACAAGCTTTTCTGGAATG GCGGCGTCGATGTTACTCTTGTCATTGTCCTTCACCTGGAAGGCTTTGGCACCTTATTCCGGCACTCTTGCTGTTGTTGGCACTGTCCT GTATGTGCTGTCATTCGCTCTTGGAGCTGGCCCTGTTCCAGCTTTGCTCCTTCCTGAAATATTTGCCTCCAGAATAAGGGCCAAGGCTGTAGCATTATCAATGGGAATGCACTGG GTATCAAACTTCTTCATCGGCCTGTACTTCCTGAGCGTCGTCAACAAGTTTGGGATCAGCACCGTGTACTTGGGATTCGCGTCCGTGTGTGCTCTCGCGGTCCTGTACATTGCCGGGAATGTGGTCGAGACCAAGGGGCGATCCCTGGAAGAGATTGAGCGGGAGCTAAGCCCACCCAGTAAAGCCGATGCTAATGCTTTCTTGGTGAGTGATCAATGA